The following nucleotide sequence is from Lusitaniella coriacea LEGE 07157.
AGCGTTAATGTGGGGGCGCGCGATCGCGCGACCTTCGATCGCAGTTCTGCTCGCAGTAGCGTAGAACCAGGGGGAATTGGCAACGGCGGCAGTGTCAACGTTACCACACCGATCCTCACCCTTCTCAATGGCGCTCACCTCTCCTCCTCAACATCAGGATTGGGAGATGCGGGAAATGTCAATGTCCTCGCCACTCAAAGCGCTTTCCTCGACAACAGCGCGATCGCGTCCTCGGTGAGCGCAAGCGGCATCGGTCACGGGGGTAACGTTAACCTGCGAACCGGATTCCTGAATATGGTGAATAACGCCGAAATCGCGGGAAATACCTCTGGACTAGGCGATGCAGGTAACCTTTCAATTTTAGTCGGGGGTAATACCACCCTGACGAACAGCCGCATCACCAGTACAGTCAATCCCGGAGCCGTGGGGGACGGCGGCAGCATTTTCCTGGGAACCAACACCCTCAACCTCAATAATGCTCAAATTGCCTCCAATTCCGATGGAAACGGGACGGCGGGGAATATCGAACTCGATATTGCTTCAACCCTTGATAGTCGCGGCGGCGAGATTACCGCCAGTTCTGCCAGGGACGGCGGCGGCAACATCACCATTTCCGCCCTCAGCACGCTGCTCACCGACGGTAGCCTAATCAGCACTAGCGTTTTTGATGGAACCGGAGGCGGGGGAAACATCTTCATCAACTCTCCAAGATTTATCGCCCTTAATGATAGTGATATTCTTGCCAATGCCTTCCAAGGTCCTGGCGGCAACATTTTCATTAATTCCAGTACCTTTATCGCCGATCTCTTCTCCACGGGACGGGCATTCGCCGTTGGTCGTAATCCCGGCGATATTTCTCGTTTCCGAGGTAACGGTCGGGTCGATATTTCTGCATCTTCAATTTCCGGGGTCAACGGCGCTGTCTCATTCCCCGACTTCACCTTCCTCTCCAATTCCCTCTCGCCTCTCGCGAGTAACCTCATCGATACCGATGCCGCGATCGCGAACTCCTGCATTGCCCGCCGCAATGCCCAACAGGGAACCTTTTACATCACCGGAACCGGTGGCATTCCCACCAATCCTTACGAAACGATTCGGGGGCAATACGACGTGACCGCCGTTCGCAGTTTGCCCAGTGCCAACTCGCAATCTACCAATGCTAATTCTGCATCGCCAACTGTTGCACCACAAGAGCGGTCTTGGAAGCTGGGTGATCCCGTCGTGGAAGCCCAAGGCTTAACTGTTGCAACCAACGGACAAATTCTTCTCGGTACGGAAGCTCAAATCGAAGCCATTCAACAGGCTGAAGAAATGGTTTGCTATGCCGAGCCAGAGGATAAACAAGAAGAACGCTCCTAGGCGACGGACAGTCCACCTCTAGGGGCAAGTCCCGCATTTGAAACGGGCATTCAAGAATTTGTGAATCAGGGGTAATCGATCCAAAAAAACGCTTAGACAAATTCTTAACCCTGATATGCGGGTCAAACAACTCAAACACAAAATTAGAGAATGGCGAGG
It contains:
- a CDS encoding beta strand repeat-containing protein, translated to NLNNSSVSSRVEAGGIGNGSAANVTAREINLNNNSQVSSSTSGVGDAGSANLNGDTVNLNNSSVSSRVEAGGIGNGSAANVTAREINLNNNSQVSSSTSGQGDAGSANLNGDTVTLNNSSVSSAVNSGGEGTGGSANIDARVVTLSNNAFLSASTAGRGDAGSVNVGARDRATFDRSSARSSVEPGGIGNGGSVNVTTPILTLLNGAHLSSSTSGLGDAGNVNVLATQSAFLDNSAIASSVSASGIGHGGNVNLRTGFLNMVNNAEIAGNTSGLGDAGNLSILVGGNTTLTNSRITSTVNPGAVGDGGSIFLGTNTLNLNNAQIASNSDGNGTAGNIELDIASTLDSRGGEITASSARDGGGNITISALSTLLTDGSLISTSVFDGTGGGGNIFINSPRFIALNDSDILANAFQGPGGNIFINSSTFIADLFSTGRAFAVGRNPGDISRFRGNGRVDISASSISGVNGAVSFPDFTFLSNSLSPLASNLIDTDAAIANSCIARRNAQQGTFYITGTGGIPTNPYETIRGQYDVTAVRSLPSANSQSTNANSASPTVAPQERSWKLGDPVVEAQGLTVATNGQILLGTEAQIEAIQQAEEMVCYAEPEDKQEERS